The Micropterus dolomieu isolate WLL.071019.BEF.003 ecotype Adirondacks linkage group LG22, ASM2129224v1, whole genome shotgun sequence genome contains a region encoding:
- the rpl27a gene encoding 60S ribosomal protein L27a, translating into MGHWASLWISLQCLLLPEPLLEVKSRTKPRGFQIPFLFQLASKMPTKKTKTRKLRGHVSHGHGRIGKHRKHPGGRGNAGGMHHHRINFDKYHPGYFGKVGMRHYHLKRNTTHCPTINLDKLWTLVSEQTRVNYGKKPEGPAPIIDAVRAGYYKVLGKGKLPKQPVIVKAKFFSRRAEEKIKAVGGACVLMA; encoded by the exons ATGGGTCACTGGGCGTCGCTGTGGATTTCTTTGCAATGTTTGTTGTTGCCAGAGCCCTTGCTAGAAGTCAAGTCTCGCACAAAACCGCGTGGTTTCCAAATCCCGTTCCTCTTTCAACTAGCCTCCAAGATG CCTACCAAGAAAACCAAGACCAGGAAGCTCCGAGGACACGTCAGCCACGGACATGGTCGTATTG GCAAGCACAGAAAGCATCCTGGAGGTCGTGGTAATGCTGGTGGTATGCATCACCACAGAATCAACTTCGACAAATA CCATCCGGGGTACTTCGGTAAGGTGGGTATGAGACACTACCACCTGAAGAGGAACACAACCCACTGCCCCACCATCAACCTGGACAAGCTGTGGACTCTGGTGAGCGAGCAGACCAGGGTCAACTATGGCAAGAAGCCCGAAGGACCTGCCCCCATCATCGATGCTGTGCGCGCT ggtTACTACAAAGTTCTGGGCAAAGGCAAGCTGCCCAAGCAGCCTGTGATCGTCAAGGCCAAGTTCTTCAGCCGACGGGCCGAGGAGAAGATTAAGGCAGTGGGAGGAGCCTGTGTGCTGATGGCTTAA
- the LOC123961471 gene encoding transcription intermediary factor 1-alpha-like, giving the protein MADLPHRCHGNFPQRRATQLPRVAKCRVGLQLRLKGMSSETGSNSATAAEEPSLPAEHPCSGFCEMEKESNRSCNGKTRAIAPSSEKRHGRPGKDVAALLKRIRIHPEAQRILGNSCIAVVSLERLNFQSVSLSFLQPVVSLVRLPCQIQAKLHSDVSCLDRPQQNGVTQNEANILEMREVSPQSKPADSSDFSQPETPTSWTEPYCPDSSPSEEPEQDSGFDCESNPDQPYILFDSGCDEWDPDAKTDSETFYLDPDVEMVIQLDPEPEAEQYRTLELEDESEAKCEVDIVELDDDEDQRPDLCCSQDEVDSIQQPEPSAGTEEVESEDFCAVCLNGGDLLCCDCCPKVYHLACHIPALISFPMTCGEEEKEGN; this is encoded by the exons ATGGCAGACCTGCCTCACAGATGCCATGGCAACTTTCCCCAGAGGCGGGCCACCCAGTTGCCACGGGTAGCCAAGTGTAGAGTAGGCCTACAGCTGCGCCTTAAGGGCATGTCATCTGAGACTGGTTCAAATTcggcaacagcagcagaggagccAAGCCTCCCAGCAGAACAC cccTGCAGTGGATTCTGTGAGATGGAAAAGGAGTCAAACAGGTCTTGCAATGGAAAGACCAGAGCGATCGCTCCTTCATCTGAAAAACGACATGGACGACCTGGAAAAGATGTAGCAGCTTTATTGAAGAGAATAAG GATTCACCCAGAGGCCCAAAGGATTCTGGGTAATTCCTGCATAGCTGTAGTGAGCTTGGAGCGTCTGAACTTCCAGTCTGTGTCCTTATCATTTCTGCAGCCTGTGGTTTCTCTGGTACGACTGCCATGCCAAATACAAGCCAAGCTCCACAGTGATGTCTCCTGCTTGGACCGTCCTCAACAG AATGGAGTCACTCAAAATGAGGCAAACATTTTGGAGATGAGAGAAGTGTCACCTCAGTCTAAACCAGCAGATTCGTCTGATTTCAGCCAACCAGAAACCCCAACCTCCTGGACTGAACCGTACTGTCCTGATAGCTCCCCCTCTGAAGAACCAGAGCAGGACTCAGGCTTTGACTGTGAATCTAATCCAGATCAGCCGTATATCTTGTTTGATTCTGGATGTGATGAATGGGACCCGGATGCCAAAACTGATTCAGAGACATTTTATCTGGATCCAGATGTAGAGATGGTTATCCAACTGGATCCAGAACCAGAAGCAGAACAGTATCGAACCCTGGAGCTAGAGGATGAATCTGAAGCTAAATGTGAAGTGGATATAGTTGAATTGGACGACGATGAGGATCAAAGACCCGATCTTTGCTGCTCACAGGATGAGGTGGACTCTATCCAGCAGCCTGAACCTTCAGCAGGGACTGAGGAGGTGGAGAGTGAAGATTTCTGTGCTGTGTGTCTTAATGGAGGAGATCTGCTCTGCTGTGACTGCTGCCCTAAAGTTTACCACTTGGCCTGTCATATACCTGCTCTCATCAGCTTCCCAAT GACctgtggagaggaggagaaggaaggcaATTGA
- the LOC123961545 gene encoding tripartite motif-containing protein 66-like, translating to MLEITCGAELTRSLWRPTTVTAVSSYTLSNQDQRRCEKLTLLLYCHQLSAPFHEPVSPMARNYYQIIKRPINLSVIRRKLDKSNTLHYFTAEQFVDDVLLMFKNCATFNYPDSEVAQAGRNLEGFFLSKLKEIFPDRTFPSASQDRTDRARLQWFNRKRKENNRKKRYVVSGKKYYM from the exons ATGTTGGAGAT AACTTGCGGTGCAGAACTGACCAGGAGCCTGTGGAGACCTACGACTGTCACAGCTGTGTCAAGCTACACACTGTCCAACCAGGACCAGAGG AGGTGTGAGAAGCTGACTCTGCTGTTGTACTGTCACCAACTCAGCGCTCCGTTCCATGAGCCTGTCAGCCCTATG GCCAGAAACTACTACCAGATCATCAAGAGGCCCATCAACCTGTCAGTGATCCGCAGGAAACTGGACAAGAGCAACACCCTCCACTACTTCACCGCCGAGCAGTTTGTCGATGACGTCCTGTTGATGTTCAAGAACTGCGCTACGTTCAATTAC CCAGACTCAGAGGTGGCCCAGGCCGGTCGAAACCTGGAGGGGTTTTTCTTGAGCAAACTGAAGGAGATATTTCCTGACCGGACATTCCCATCGGCCAGCCAggacagaacagacagagctcGCCTGCAGTGGTTtaacaggaagaggaaggaaaacaacaggaagAAGAGATACGTCGTTAGTGggaaaaaatattacatgtaa